One segment of Alnus glutinosa chromosome 2, dhAlnGlut1.1, whole genome shotgun sequence DNA contains the following:
- the LOC133859316 gene encoding putative lipid phosphate phosphatase 3, chloroplastic isoform X3 — protein sequence MREVQLGSHTVRSHGVTVARTHMHDWLILVLLGVILIILSRIHPFYRFVGKDMMTDLKYPLKSNTVPIWAVPIYSLLLPIAIFLVVYFRRRDVYDLHHAILGLLYTTLITAVITDAIKNAVGRPRPDFFWRCFPDGKDVYDTLGNVVCHGVKSVIKEGHKSFPSGHTSWSFAGLGFLSLYLSGKIKVFDRRGHVAKLCVVFLPLLAASLVGISRVDDYWHHWQDVFAGGLLGLTVATFCYLQFFAPPYHPEGWGPHAYFQVLEESRASTQAANAVNASSVQAMEPEVEDKQDERSIHGCLGITIAPNSSGSTLEDMESGRG from the exons ATGAGGGAAGTCCAGCTTGGTTCACATACTGTAAGGTCCCATGGTGTCACAGTTGCAAGGACGCACATGCATGACTGGTTGATACTTGTGCTTCTTGGGGTGATTTTGATCATCCTTTCCAGAATCCATCCATTTTATCGCTTTGTTGGGAAGGATATGATGACTGACCTCAAATATCCTTTAAAAAGTAATACAGTGCCTATTTGGGCAGTTCCT aTTTATTCACTCCTGTTGCCAATTGCGATTTTTCTTGTCGTCTATTTCCGTAGGAGAGATGTCTATGACCTTCATCATGCCATACTAG GTCTCTTATACACTACTCTTATCACAGCCGTTATTACAGATGCTATAAAAAATGCTGTTGGTCGACCTCGGCCTGACTTCTTTTGGCGTTGTTTTCCTGATGGAAAGGAT GTTTATGATACATTGGGAAATGTTGTATGCCATGGTGTCAAAAGTGTCATAAAGGAAGGACATAAGAGTTTTCCTAGTGGTCATACTTCAT GGTCCTTTGCTGGTCTAGGTTTTCTATCGCTGTATTTATCTGGAAAAATAAAAGTGTTTGACCGCAGAGGCCATGTTGCAAAATTATGCGTTGTTTTTCTTCCTCTACTTGCTGCATCACTTGTTGGCATTTCACGAGTGGATGACTACTGGCACCACTGGCAAGATGTGTTTGCAGGAGGTCTCCTAG GGCTCACGGTGGCTACGTTTTGCTATTTGCAGTTCTTCGCACCACCATATCATCCTGAAG GCTGGGGGCCTCACGCTTACTTCCAGGTGTTGGAGGAGTCACGGGCAAGTACACAAGCAGCCAATGCGGTGAATGCGAGCAGTGTGCAGGCCATGGAGCCTGAGGTTGAAGACAAACAAGATGAAAGAAGCATCCATGGGTGTTTGGGTATAACAATAGCTCCTAATTCTTCTGGTTCAACATTGGAAGACATGGAATCTGGGAGGGGATGA
- the LOC133860478 gene encoding agamous-like MADS-box protein AGL82, with product MGRRKLVLKLLEKEKTRSITFQKRKKGLMKKALEFSTLCGVDTCMIIYGPKLSKQPVELGTWPEDHDQVKRVIELYKTDTKLKPTRVSFDLSDFFIDRKKKVNDETSRLRKNIFEARYPTWDDRIEMLSEDQLRAVLDVMDTKLEAAGMRINRMKGNDQHMMVGKPTSAMVVSHGPQPPAELIRNQFNSMQALCQDQLFDFPIKSLDHAQWPSHMLPFDPNFIDNISFKKLLHGDDQYWTHQLGSVSTSNNLHAPLNIEYPSTNYNMVPAGVLENTIMSNHPNASMNYYDITRQFAPQYMPYGPYPVMSNISSHMHGFQVNDLYHDIGEFDMKNKHLL from the coding sequence ATGGGTCGTAGAAAACTTGTTTTAAAACTCTTAGAGAAGGAGAAAACTCGAAGTATAACTTTTCAGAAGAGAAAGAAGGGTCTGATGAAGAAAGCTCTCGAGTTCTCCACCCTTTGTGGTGTTGATACCTGCATGATCATCTATGGGCCTAAACTATCCAAGCAGCCCGTGGAGCTTGGTACCTGGCCCGAGGACCATGATCAAGTGAAGCGCGTTATCGAGCTGTATAAGACCGATACAAAGCTTAAACCTACAAGGGTATCCTTCGATTTGTCTGACTTTTTCATAGACAGGAAGAAGAAGGTCAACGATGAGACTTCAAGGCTGCGAAAGAATATTTTCGAGGCCAGGTACCCAACATGGGATGATCGCATTGAAATGTTATCCGAGGATCAACTAAGGGCGGTTCTTGACGTTATGGACACAAAGCTTGAAGCTGCGGGGATGAGAATTAACAGGATGAAAGGAAATGATCAGCATATGATGGTCGGAAAACCAACATCAGCGATGGTTGTCAGCCATGGTCCTCAGCCGCCGGCCGAACTAATCCGAAACCAATTTAATAGCATGCAAGCCTTGTGCCAAGACCAGCTGTTTGACTTTCCTATAAAGTCACTTGATCATGCTCAGTGGCCCTCTCACATGCTTCCATTCGATCCaaattttattgacaatatTTCTTTCAAGAAGCTGTTGCATGGCGATGATCAGTACTGGACTCATCAACTTGGCAGCGTGTCTACAAGCAATAATCTTCATGCTCCCTTGAATATTGAATATCCGTCGACTAATTACAATATGGTGCCGGCCGGGGTTTTGGAGAACACAATCATGAGCAATCATCCTAATGCCTCGATGAACTATTATGACATAACCAGACAATTCGCGCCACAATATATGCCGTACGGCCCGTACCCGGTGATGTCAAATATTTCTTCTCATATGCATGGCTTCCAAGTGAATGATTTGTATCATGATATCGGCGAGTTTGATATGAAGAACAAGCATTTGTTATGA
- the LOC133859316 gene encoding lipid phosphate phosphatase 2-like isoform X1 encodes MPWWDLRSLSCFGIVRDVLRKRSKISVVTSDWFPPSDFPLIEHKNEEERMREVQLGSHTVRSHGVTVARTHMHDWLILVLLGVILIILSRIHPFYRFVGKDMMTDLKYPLKSNTVPIWAVPIYSLLLPIAIFLVVYFRRRDVYDLHHAILGLLYTTLITAVITDAIKNAVGRPRPDFFWRCFPDGKDVYDTLGNVVCHGVKSVIKEGHKSFPSGHTSWSFAGLGFLSLYLSGKIKVFDRRGHVAKLCVVFLPLLAASLVGISRVDDYWHHWQDVFAGGLLGLTVATFCYLQFFAPPYHPEGWGPHAYFQVLEESRASTQAANAVNASSVQAMEPEVEDKQDERSIHGCLGITIAPNSSGSTLEDMESGRG; translated from the exons GATCACTTTCCTGTTTCGGGATCGTTCGG GATGTATTGCGCAAGAGGTCCAAGATTTCTGTGGTTACTAGTGATTGGTTTCCTCCCAGTGACTTTCCTTTGATAGAACACAAGAACGAAGAG GAAAGAATGAGGGAAGTCCAGCTTGGTTCACATACTGTAAGGTCCCATGGTGTCACAGTTGCAAGGACGCACATGCATGACTGGTTGATACTTGTGCTTCTTGGGGTGATTTTGATCATCCTTTCCAGAATCCATCCATTTTATCGCTTTGTTGGGAAGGATATGATGACTGACCTCAAATATCCTTTAAAAAGTAATACAGTGCCTATTTGGGCAGTTCCT aTTTATTCACTCCTGTTGCCAATTGCGATTTTTCTTGTCGTCTATTTCCGTAGGAGAGATGTCTATGACCTTCATCATGCCATACTAG GTCTCTTATACACTACTCTTATCACAGCCGTTATTACAGATGCTATAAAAAATGCTGTTGGTCGACCTCGGCCTGACTTCTTTTGGCGTTGTTTTCCTGATGGAAAGGAT GTTTATGATACATTGGGAAATGTTGTATGCCATGGTGTCAAAAGTGTCATAAAGGAAGGACATAAGAGTTTTCCTAGTGGTCATACTTCAT GGTCCTTTGCTGGTCTAGGTTTTCTATCGCTGTATTTATCTGGAAAAATAAAAGTGTTTGACCGCAGAGGCCATGTTGCAAAATTATGCGTTGTTTTTCTTCCTCTACTTGCTGCATCACTTGTTGGCATTTCACGAGTGGATGACTACTGGCACCACTGGCAAGATGTGTTTGCAGGAGGTCTCCTAG GGCTCACGGTGGCTACGTTTTGCTATTTGCAGTTCTTCGCACCACCATATCATCCTGAAG GCTGGGGGCCTCACGCTTACTTCCAGGTGTTGGAGGAGTCACGGGCAAGTACACAAGCAGCCAATGCGGTGAATGCGAGCAGTGTGCAGGCCATGGAGCCTGAGGTTGAAGACAAACAAGATGAAAGAAGCATCCATGGGTGTTTGGGTATAACAATAGCTCCTAATTCTTCTGGTTCAACATTGGAAGACATGGAATCTGGGAGGGGATGA
- the LOC133861015 gene encoding zinc finger CCCH domain-containing protein 14-like — MEKDASPPSNGSTITTAATSSQITSQSAQPPPPPSSPPRDTTRVDHLSENQSFGTDFASMYHSIFPPKSSSLSLSPSTCCSSTIIDDLNADAIATQQRLNQARLILQYHELNGHYDLCRASLLDLIAEADALRQENAELRVANAELLKFLSSQASFHNRLLSSPANPERSFLHHFRRLSIDDEHTPTTTTTNRFDRLSSDRFSLPKSISVRSTGFAKAHHIPAATSNGVPSPSLSFTRPRVPSQLAAGSQKVYVPGKRDAEQEALELDVYNQGMHKTELCNKWQESGTCPYGDHCQFAHGITELRPVIRHPRYKTEVCRMVLAGATCPYGHRCHFRHSLNDQEKLLLGPR; from the exons ATGGAGAAGGACGCGTCTCCGCCTTCCAACGGCAGCACTATAACCACCGCCGCAACCTCTTCACAGATCACATCTCAAAGCGCtcaaccaccaccacctcccTCATCTCCACCTCGTGATACTACTCGCGTTGATCATCTCTCCGAGAACCAAAGCTTCGGCACCGACTTCGCCTCAATGTACCACTCTATATTCCCTCCAAAATCATCCTCCCTCTCCCTTAGCCCCTCCACGTGCTGCTCCTCCACCATCATCGACGACCTCAACGCCGACGCCATCGCCACTCAGCAGCGCCTCAACCAGGCCCGCCTCATCCTTCAGTACCATGAACTAAACGGCCACTACGACCTCTGCCGCGCTAGCCTCCTCGACCTCATCGCCGAGGCCGACGCCCTCCGTCAAGAGAACGCTGAGCTCCGCGTCGCCAACGCCGAGCTCCTCAAGTTCCTCTCCTCCCAGGCCTCCTTCCACAACCGCCTCCTCTCCTCCCCCGCCAATCCCGAACGCTCTTTCCTCCACCACTTTCGCCGCCTCTCCATCGACGACGAACACactcccaccaccaccaccaccaaccgCTTCGACCGGCTTAGCTCCGACCGGTTCTCTCTCCCGAAGAGCATCTCCGTCCGCTCCACTGGCTTCGCCAAGGCACATCACATCCCTGCGGCCACTAGCAACGGCGTTCCGAGCCCAAGTCTCTCATTCACTCGGCCACGTGTCCCGAGTCAACTCGCCGCCGGATCG CAAAAGGTGTATGTGCCTGGGAAGAGGGACGCGGAGCAAGAGGCGCTGGAGTTGGATGTGTACAACCAGGGGATGCACAAGACGGAGCTGTGCAACAAGTGGCAGGAAAGCGGCACGTGTCCGTACGGGGACCACTGCCAGTTCGCCCACGGGATCACCGAGCTCCGTCCCGTGATCAGGCACCCGCGCTACAAGACGGAGGTGTGCCGGATGGTCCTTGCTGGCGCCACGTGTCCCTACGGCCACAGGTGCCACTTCCGCCACTCTCTCAACGACCAAGAGAAGTTGTTGCTGGGCCCGCGTTGA
- the LOC133859316 gene encoding lipid phosphate phosphatase 2-like isoform X2: MPWWDLRSLSCFGIVRERMREVQLGSHTVRSHGVTVARTHMHDWLILVLLGVILIILSRIHPFYRFVGKDMMTDLKYPLKSNTVPIWAVPIYSLLLPIAIFLVVYFRRRDVYDLHHAILGLLYTTLITAVITDAIKNAVGRPRPDFFWRCFPDGKDVYDTLGNVVCHGVKSVIKEGHKSFPSGHTSWSFAGLGFLSLYLSGKIKVFDRRGHVAKLCVVFLPLLAASLVGISRVDDYWHHWQDVFAGGLLGLTVATFCYLQFFAPPYHPEGWGPHAYFQVLEESRASTQAANAVNASSVQAMEPEVEDKQDERSIHGCLGITIAPNSSGSTLEDMESGRG; the protein is encoded by the exons GATCACTTTCCTGTTTCGGGATCGTTCGG GAAAGAATGAGGGAAGTCCAGCTTGGTTCACATACTGTAAGGTCCCATGGTGTCACAGTTGCAAGGACGCACATGCATGACTGGTTGATACTTGTGCTTCTTGGGGTGATTTTGATCATCCTTTCCAGAATCCATCCATTTTATCGCTTTGTTGGGAAGGATATGATGACTGACCTCAAATATCCTTTAAAAAGTAATACAGTGCCTATTTGGGCAGTTCCT aTTTATTCACTCCTGTTGCCAATTGCGATTTTTCTTGTCGTCTATTTCCGTAGGAGAGATGTCTATGACCTTCATCATGCCATACTAG GTCTCTTATACACTACTCTTATCACAGCCGTTATTACAGATGCTATAAAAAATGCTGTTGGTCGACCTCGGCCTGACTTCTTTTGGCGTTGTTTTCCTGATGGAAAGGAT GTTTATGATACATTGGGAAATGTTGTATGCCATGGTGTCAAAAGTGTCATAAAGGAAGGACATAAGAGTTTTCCTAGTGGTCATACTTCAT GGTCCTTTGCTGGTCTAGGTTTTCTATCGCTGTATTTATCTGGAAAAATAAAAGTGTTTGACCGCAGAGGCCATGTTGCAAAATTATGCGTTGTTTTTCTTCCTCTACTTGCTGCATCACTTGTTGGCATTTCACGAGTGGATGACTACTGGCACCACTGGCAAGATGTGTTTGCAGGAGGTCTCCTAG GGCTCACGGTGGCTACGTTTTGCTATTTGCAGTTCTTCGCACCACCATATCATCCTGAAG GCTGGGGGCCTCACGCTTACTTCCAGGTGTTGGAGGAGTCACGGGCAAGTACACAAGCAGCCAATGCGGTGAATGCGAGCAGTGTGCAGGCCATGGAGCCTGAGGTTGAAGACAAACAAGATGAAAGAAGCATCCATGGGTGTTTGGGTATAACAATAGCTCCTAATTCTTCTGGTTCAACATTGGAAGACATGGAATCTGGGAGGGGATGA